From a region of the Neodiprion fabricii isolate iyNeoFabr1 chromosome 7, iyNeoFabr1.1, whole genome shotgun sequence genome:
- the LOC124186577 gene encoding dynein light chain Tctex-type protein 2-like, with the protein MSFSKNYAPQNSTHPQTAPVKIASTMRESSNARLSLSKGQRPLSKALSQQSKIGMSTASLIPGHQVTSATYRSAKGGFKIPRYQNSYRLHAHNPWKQEVVDKVLEDVMTTTLTGMKYNPEVCMKLCQDMTAEIRNRIYRKDYDRRDIATIACKEIFIHERVKKKWHAGKLFTSSRFRYKFIVQVTIVEKTGQSLQVANGRLWDIERDNHSSFTFESSQMYAVGIVVGVYYE; encoded by the exons ATGAGCTTCTCAAAAAATTACGCCCCTCAAAATTCAACCCACCCTCAAACCGCGCCTGTGAAAATCGCCTCGACGATGAGGGAATCGTCGAATGCACGTCTCTCTCTGTCCAAGGGCCAAAGGCCCCTGAGCAAGGCCTTGTCCCAGCAGTCGAAAATCGGCATGAGTACCGCTTCTCTGATTCCCGGCCACCAAGTCACAAGTGCAACTTACAGAAGTGCGAAGGGAGGATTCAAG ATTCCGAGGTACCAGAACAGCTATCGATTACATGCCCACAATCCGTGGAAACAGGAAGTAGTCGACAAGGTTCTCGAAGACGTTATGACCACCACCCTGACCGGGATGAAGTACAACCCCGAGGTTTGCATGAAACTCTGCCAGGACATGACGGCCGAGATAAGAAATCGGATATACCGAAAGGACTACGACAGGCGAGATATTGCGACG aTCGCATGTAAGGAAATATTTATCCatgaaagggttaaaaaaaagtggcaCGCAGGGAAATTATTTACCTCGTCGCGTTTCAGGTACAAGTTCATAGTGCAGGTGACGATAGTAGAAAAGACCGGACAAAGTTTACAAGTCGCTAATGGGAGGCTGTGGGACATCGAGAGGGACAATCACTCGTCTTTTACATTTGAAAGTTCCCAAATGTACGCCGTGGGGATCGTCGTCGGTGTTTATTACGAATAA
- the LOC124186381 gene encoding dynein light chain Tctex-type 5-like isoform X2: MPTQFEGAVSADDNDQAPKYENSYRLESNKPFNVDPVDKIISQVMTNNLEDIVYDPKECPKLCAEISADIRDRIRKQNFDRYKIVVIVTINEKASQGIQASMRFLWDVQRDNYSSFTFETRTFFAYCCVFGVYCE; encoded by the exons ATGCCAACGCAATTCGAGGGCGCAGTTTCAGCTGACGATAATGatcag gCGCCAAAATATGAGAATAGCTACCGTCTAGAATCGAACAAACCTTTCAACGTTGACCCTGTGGATAAAATCATCAGTCAAGTCATGACCAACAACCTCGAAGACATCGTATACGATCCCAAAGAGTGCCCGAAACTGTGTGCGGAAATTAGCGCCGACATCCGAGATCGGATTCGGAAACAAAACTTCGACAG GTACAAAATCGTCGTTATAGTGACGATCAACGAAAAGGCCAGTCAAGGAATACAGGCGTCGATGAGATTCCTCTGGGACGTGCAGAGGGATAATTACTCGAGCTTTACATTCGAGACGAGAACCTTTTTTGCCTATTGCTGCGTCTTCGGCGTATACTGCGAGTGA
- the LOC124186380 gene encoding ataxin-7-like protein 3, with protein sequence MSGIDERVDELNKKFLEFVSKPENVDAASKEIYEDLLDEVMMGFVFDVHRTVKTGSSDVEEGIPDDESYAIVDLPGLDVFGQQAIKKSQDCACPNCDRGVAACRFATHLEKCMGMGRNSSRIASRRIANSSKDLSTLSGVLSDDDDDVDWSLTNDKRKRRKDRNGLKKSKQSKSVHRNGDTGSAGGENNHTSNENSPSNYENMSVEDKRALLTQICGVVSEHTKKLCTRSMRCPQHTDDQRKDMRANLEATNNGHSNQDNLHVDVDTYEEGDGQNLRDALARWDLEVSSHSSPADSASTTSTSSSSRKRDSKSKGKGKGSKRDRGSPISQGD encoded by the coding sequence ATGTCTGGGATCGACGAGCGGGTCGAcgaattgaacaaaaagttTCTAGAGTTCGTGAGCAAACCGGAAAACGTCGACGCGGCATCTAAAGAGATATACGAGGATCTTTTGGACGAGGTGATGATGGGCTTCGTTTTTGACGTTCACAGAACCGTGAAGACAGGCAGTTCGGACGTCGAGGAGGGCATTCCCGACGATGAGTCATACGCCATAGTCGACCTGCCGGGTCTCGACGTCTTTGGCCAGCAGGCGATAAAGAAATCGCAGGACTGCGCCTGCCCCAACTGTGATCGGGGTGTTGCGGCCTGTCGCTTTGCCACGCACCTGGAGAAGTGCATGGGAATGGGGAGGAACAGTTCAAGGATAGCGTCAAGACGGATCGCGAACAGTTCCAAAGACCTGAGCACCCTAAGTGGCGTCCTaagcgacgacgacgacgacgtcgactGGAGCCTGACGAACGACAAGCGGAAAAGACGCAAGGATCGCAACGGGCTAAAAAAATCCAAGCAGAGCAAGAGCGTTCATAGAAACGGGGACACCGGCTCCGCCGGAGGCGAAAACAACCACACTAGCAACGAGAACTCTCCCTCGAACTACGAGAACATGTCCGTTGAGGACAAACGCGCCTTGCTGACACAAATCTGTGGGGTCGTTTCCGAACACACTAAGAAACTATGCACGAGGTCGATGCGCTGTCCACAGCACACCGACGACCAGCGGAAGGATATGCGTGCCAATCTTGAGGCAACCAACAATGGACATTCTAATCAGGACAATCTTCACGTCGACGTTGACACCTACGAAGAAGGCGATGGCCAGAATTTGAGGGACGCCTTGGCCAGGTGGGATCTCGAGGTTTCCAGCCATTCCAGTCCCGCGGATTCTGCATCCACGACCTCCACGTCATCCTCCAGTAGGAAGCGGGATTCCAAGTCCAAGGGAAAAGGAAAGGGGTCGAAGCGAGACAGGGGATCTCCCATTTCTCAAGGCGATTAA
- the LOC124186381 gene encoding dynein light chain Tctex-type 5-like isoform X1 → MAMTLVKSIKKRNDGRPAAAINRQGSIQAAINSSAIPKAPKYENSYRLESNKPFNVDPVDKIISQVMTNNLEDIVYDPKECPKLCAEISADIRDRIRKQNFDRYKIVVIVTINEKASQGIQASMRFLWDVQRDNYSSFTFETRTFFAYCCVFGVYCE, encoded by the exons ATGGCGATGACCCTTGTAAAATCC atAAAGAAGAGAAATGACGGACGTCCTGCAGCGGCCATAAATCGTCAGGGTAGCATACAAGCCGCAATCAACAGCTCTGCGATACCCAAG gCGCCAAAATATGAGAATAGCTACCGTCTAGAATCGAACAAACCTTTCAACGTTGACCCTGTGGATAAAATCATCAGTCAAGTCATGACCAACAACCTCGAAGACATCGTATACGATCCCAAAGAGTGCCCGAAACTGTGTGCGGAAATTAGCGCCGACATCCGAGATCGGATTCGGAAACAAAACTTCGACAG GTACAAAATCGTCGTTATAGTGACGATCAACGAAAAGGCCAGTCAAGGAATACAGGCGTCGATGAGATTCCTCTGGGACGTGCAGAGGGATAATTACTCGAGCTTTACATTCGAGACGAGAACCTTTTTTGCCTATTGCTGCGTCTTCGGCGTATACTGCGAGTGA